A stretch of Rhodobacter sp. 24-YEA-8 DNA encodes these proteins:
- a CDS encoding PQQ-dependent catabolism-associated beta-propeller protein has translation MQPVIRLALACSVAFLAGPALADKIFVSNEKGNTVTVLDSATLEVIHTITGMQRPRGITASPDGKHIYVCASDDNLVRVYDSATYEELPSLPSGPDPELFVLHPSGNPLFIANEDDNIVTVVDVVTRQVLAEVPVGVEPEGMGVSPDGKIVVNTSETTNMAHMIDTTTYEIVANVLVDSRPRFAEYTPDGKILFVTAEIGGTVSVIDTATNEITRTITFEVAGILPEALQPVGLRVTADGAKAYVALGPANRVAVVDVASLEVTNYLLVGQRVWQLAFSPDGKFLYTTNGNSNDISVIDTATDEVTVSVPVGEQPWGVVAVKTE, from the coding sequence ATGCAGCCCGTGATCAGGCTCGCGCTTGCCTGTTCGGTTGCCTTCCTTGCCGGCCCGGCCCTGGCCGACAAAATTTTCGTCTCCAATGAAAAGGGCAATACCGTCACGGTTCTGGATTCGGCAACACTTGAGGTGATCCACACCATCACCGGCATGCAGCGCCCGCGCGGCATCACCGCCTCGCCCGATGGCAAACATATCTATGTCTGTGCCTCAGATGACAATCTGGTGCGGGTCTATGACAGCGCCACCTATGAAGAGCTGCCCTCGCTGCCCTCCGGCCCCGACCCCGAACTTTTCGTGCTCCATCCCTCGGGCAATCCGCTGTTCATCGCCAATGAAGACGACAATATCGTCACCGTGGTCGATGTGGTGACCCGACAGGTGCTGGCCGAAGTGCCCGTGGGGGTGGAGCCGGAAGGGATGGGGGTCTCGCCCGATGGCAAGATCGTGGTGAACACTTCGGAAACCACGAATATGGCGCATATGATCGACACGACGACCTATGAGATCGTCGCCAATGTACTGGTCGACAGCCGCCCGCGCTTTGCCGAATATACCCCGGACGGCAAAATCCTGTTTGTCACCGCCGAGATCGGCGGCACCGTTTCGGTGATCGATACTGCGACGAATGAGATCACCAGAACCATCACATTCGAGGTGGCCGGGATCCTGCCCGAGGCATTGCAGCCGGTAGGCCTGCGCGTCACCGCTGATGGGGCCAAGGCCTATGTCGCGCTTGGGCCGGCGAACCGGGTGGCGGTGGTGGATGTCGCAAGCCTCGAAGTGACAAATTACCTGCTGGTCGGGCAACGGGTCTGGCAGCTGGCTTTCTCGCCCGATGGCAAATTTCTCTACACCACCAACGGCAATTCCAACGACATCTCGGTGATTGATACCGCAACCGATGAGGTGACGGTTTCGGTGCCGGTGGGCGAGCAGCCCTGGGGTGTGGTTGCGGTCAAAACGGAATGA
- a CDS encoding methanol/ethanol family PQQ-dependent dehydrogenase, translated as MRAKLLGLAAGLLTTVAAPAFANDSVTEGIKNSGQLVTQLLNYAGTRYSELGDITKDNVGDLQVAWTFSTGVLRGHEGAPLVIGDVMYVHTPFPNNVYALDLKNDGKILWRYHPQQNSDVIGVMCCDTVNRGLAYGDGMIFLSQADTTLVALDEKTGEVKWSVVNGDPAKGETSTATPLIVKDKVLIGISGGEYGVRGHMTAYNIADGKMAWRAYSTGPDAEMLVDPEKTMVLGKPIGADSSLNSWEGDQWQIGGGTTWGWTTYDPELNLIYYGTGNPSTWNPSQRPGDNKWSMTIMARDVDTGMAKWFYQKTPHDEWDYDGVNENILVDKEIDGTMRKLLVNFDRNGFAYTMDRESGELLVAEKYDPAVNWATEVDMNKDSETYGRPLVVAEYSTAQNGEDVNSTGICPAALGTKDQQPAAYSPKTGLFYVPTNHVCMDYEPFRVSYAAGQPYVGATLSMFPAPDSHGGMGNFIAWDAVKGEIKWSLPEQFSVWSGALATSGDVVFYGTLEGYLKAVDSETGKELYKFKTPSGIIGNIFTYKSGDKQYVGVLSGVGGWAGIGLAAGLTNATEGLGAVGGYAALSDYTALGGQLTVFALPN; from the coding sequence ATGAGAGCGAAGCTATTAGGACTTGCAGCAGGTTTGCTGACAACTGTGGCCGCACCGGCATTTGCCAATGACTCGGTGACGGAAGGTATCAAGAATTCGGGCCAGCTGGTTACCCAGCTGCTGAACTATGCCGGGACGCGCTATTCCGAACTCGGCGATATCACCAAGGACAATGTCGGCGACCTGCAGGTGGCCTGGACGTTCTCGACCGGAGTACTGCGCGGTCATGAGGGCGCGCCCCTGGTGATCGGCGATGTGATGTATGTCCATACGCCCTTCCCGAACAATGTCTATGCGCTTGACCTGAAGAATGACGGCAAAATCCTGTGGCGCTATCACCCGCAGCAGAATTCTGACGTGATCGGCGTGATGTGCTGTGACACCGTCAATCGCGGTCTTGCCTATGGTGATGGCATGATCTTCCTCAGCCAGGCCGATACCACGCTGGTCGCGCTGGACGAAAAGACCGGCGAAGTGAAATGGTCGGTGGTCAATGGCGATCCGGCCAAAGGCGAGACCTCGACCGCAACGCCGCTGATCGTGAAAGACAAGGTGCTGATCGGCATTTCAGGCGGTGAATATGGCGTGCGTGGCCATATGACGGCCTATAATATCGCTGACGGCAAAATGGCCTGGCGCGCCTATTCGACCGGCCCGGATGCCGAGATGCTGGTCGATCCCGAAAAGACCATGGTCCTTGGCAAGCCGATCGGCGCCGACAGCTCGCTGAATTCCTGGGAGGGGGACCAGTGGCAGATCGGGGGCGGCACCACCTGGGGCTGGACCACCTATGACCCCGAGCTGAACCTGATCTATTACGGCACCGGCAACCCTTCGACCTGGAACCCCAGCCAGCGCCCGGGTGACAATAAATGGTCGATGACGATCATGGCCCGCGATGTCGATACCGGCATGGCAAAGTGGTTCTACCAGAAAACCCCGCATGACGAATGGGACTATGACGGGGTGAATGAAAACATCCTGGTCGACAAGGAAATCGACGGCACCATGCGCAAGCTGCTGGTCAATTTCGACCGCAACGGCTTTGCCTATACGATGGATCGCGAATCCGGCGAGCTGCTGGTGGCAGAGAAATATGACCCGGCGGTGAACTGGGCGACCGAAGTCGATATGAACAAGGATTCGGAAACCTATGGCCGGCCACTGGTCGTGGCAGAATACTCGACCGCGCAGAATGGCGAAGACGTCAATTCGACCGGCATCTGCCCGGCGGCGCTTGGCACCAAAGACCAGCAGCCGGCGGCCTATTCGCCAAAAACCGGGCTGTTCTATGTGCCCACCAACCACGTCTGCATGGATTATGAGCCGTTCCGCGTCAGCTATGCCGCAGGCCAGCCCTATGTCGGCGCAACGCTTTCGATGTTCCCGGCACCGGACAGCCATGGCGGCATGGGGAACTTCATCGCCTGGGATGCTGTGAAGGGCGAGATCAAATGGTCGCTGCCCGAGCAGTTCTCGGTCTGGTCCGGTGCGCTTGCCACCTCGGGTGATGTCGTCTTCTACGGCACGCTGGAGGGCTACCTGAAGGCGGTCGACTCCGAGACCGGCAAAGAACTTTACAAGTTCAAAACCCCCTCGGGCATCATCGGCAATATCTTCACCTATAAGAGCGGCGACAAACAATATGTGGGCGTTCTCTCGGGTGTGGGGGGCTGGGCTGGCATCGGTCTCGCGGCAGGCCTGACCAATGCAACCGAAGGTCTTGGGGCCGTTGGCGGCTATGCGGCGCTCTCGGATTACACCGCGCTCGGCGGCCAGCTGACTGTCTTTGCCCTGCCGAACTGA
- a CDS encoding c-type cytochrome, methanol metabolism-related produces the protein MKAGMPLLAFATFFATAAVAEEPNVEAVTNDGIRWFNSDDTPTYKIEADGTVDWPTFSGYRRYQAECHVCHGPEGEGSTYAPALKASALRMDYYDFIGVVASGRKNVGAADNQVMPAFGTNPNVMCYLDDIYTYLRARGTDVVPRGRPAKKEAKSDAYAEAEKACMGG, from the coding sequence ATGAAAGCTGGCATGCCGCTTCTGGCATTCGCGACATTTTTTGCCACCGCAGCCGTCGCCGAGGAGCCTAATGTCGAAGCGGTCACCAATGACGGTATCCGCTGGTTCAACTCTGACGACACCCCCACCTATAAGATCGAGGCGGATGGAACCGTCGACTGGCCGACCTTCTCGGGCTATCGCCGGTATCAGGCGGAATGCCATGTCTGTCACGGCCCGGAAGGCGAAGGCTCCACCTATGCGCCGGCGCTGAAGGCCTCTGCCCTGCGGATGGATTATTATGACTTTATCGGGGTGGTCGCCAGCGGCCGCAAGAATGTCGGCGCCGCCGATAACCAGGTGATGCCCGCTTTCGGAACCAATCCGAATGTGATGTGCTATCTTGATGATATTTATACCTATCTGCGCGCGAGAGGCACCGATGTTGTGCCGCGTGGCCGCCCCGCCAAGAAAGAAGCCAAGTCCGATGCCTATGCCGAGGCCGAAAAGGCCTGCATGGGGGGCTGA
- a CDS encoding ATP-binding cassette domain-containing protein encodes MSADQGSALRVAGVSHRFGATEALRDVSFQVRKGEFCALLGVNGAGKTTLFSLITRLYDSSSGLIGVAGYDARRQPSQALARLGVVFQSRALDGDLTLRQNLAYHAALHGMGGTAARRRIAEVTGLVGLSGKEADRVSTLSGGQLRRAEVARALLHRPELLLLDEATAGLDLRARAELVALVRRLIAEEGVSTLWATHIFEEIAPEDHVVILHRGAVLADGRAAEVAAGVTLAERFLDLTGAGRAA; translated from the coding sequence ATGAGTGCAGACCAGGGCAGCGCGCTGAGGGTCGCAGGGGTCAGCCATCGCTTCGGCGCAACAGAGGCCCTGCGCGATGTGTCCTTTCAGGTCAGGAAGGGCGAATTCTGCGCGCTGCTCGGGGTGAACGGAGCGGGCAAGACAACGCTCTTTTCGCTGATCACCAGGCTTTATGACAGCTCTTCGGGGCTGATCGGGGTTGCGGGCTATGACGCCCGCCGCCAGCCGTCACAGGCCCTGGCGCGGCTTGGCGTGGTGTTCCAGAGCCGGGCGCTTGATGGTGACCTGACGCTGAGGCAGAACCTTGCCTATCACGCGGCACTGCATGGCATGGGCGGCACCGCCGCGCGCCGCCGGATTGCCGAGGTAACCGGCCTGGTCGGGCTTTCGGGCAAAGAGGCTGACCGGGTCTCGACGCTGTCAGGGGGGCAGCTGCGCCGGGCAGAGGTCGCGCGCGCGCTTTTGCACCGGCCGGAACTGCTGTTGCTGGATGAGGCCACGGCGGGCCTTGATCTGCGGGCACGGGCGGAGCTGGTCGCACTTGTACGCCGCCTGATTGCGGAAGAAGGCGTGTCGACGCTTTGGGCCACCCATATTTTTGAGGAAATCGCGCCGGAGGATCATGTCGTCATCCTGCACAGAGGGGCGGTTCTGGCTGATGGGCGCGCCGCAGAGGTCGCCGCAGGCGTGACGCTTGCCGAGAGATTTCTGGATCTGACCGGCGCGGGGCGCGCAGCATGA
- a CDS encoding S-(hydroxymethyl)glutathione dehydrogenase/class III alcohol dehydrogenase — protein sequence MRTRAAVALAAGKPLEIMEVNLEGPKRGEVLVEIKATGLCHTDEFTRSGADPEGIFPCILGHEGAGIVIEVGEGVTTLKPGDHVIPLYTPECRECYSCLSGKTNLCTAIRNTQGQGLMPDGTTRFSLLDGTPVYHYMGCSTFANHTVMPEIALAKVRDDAPFDKICYIGCGVTTGIGAVINTAGVEIGSTAAVFGLGGIGLNVIQGLRMAGADMIIGVDLNDDKEEMARKFGMTHFVNPSKIEGSVVQEIVNLTKRGADHLGGVDYSFDATGNVKVMRDALECSHRGWGVSVIIGVAPAGAEISTRPFQLVTGRVWKGTAFGGAKGRRDVPKFVDWYMDGKIEIDPMITHQLKLEEINHGFDLMHEGKSIRAVVVY from the coding sequence ATGCGTACCCGTGCCGCCGTCGCTCTTGCTGCAGGCAAACCGCTTGAAATCATGGAAGTGAACCTGGAAGGCCCGAAGCGGGGCGAGGTTCTGGTGGAGATCAAGGCCACGGGGCTTTGCCATACCGATGAATTCACCCGTTCCGGCGCGGATCCCGAAGGGATCTTCCCCTGTATCCTCGGCCATGAGGGCGCCGGGATCGTGATCGAGGTCGGCGAGGGCGTGACGACGCTGAAGCCCGGCGATCATGTGATCCCGCTTTACACGCCGGAATGCCGGGAATGCTATTCCTGCCTGTCGGGCAAGACCAATCTCTGCACCGCGATCCGCAATACGCAAGGCCAGGGGCTGATGCCCGACGGCACCACGCGCTTCTCGCTGCTCGATGGCACGCCGGTCTATCATTACATGGGCTGCTCGACCTTTGCGAACCATACGGTGATGCCGGAGATCGCGCTGGCCAAGGTCCGCGATGACGCGCCGTTCGACAAGATCTGCTATATCGGCTGCGGCGTGACCACCGGCATCGGCGCGGTGATCAATACCGCAGGCGTCGAGATCGGCTCGACCGCGGCGGTGTTTGGCCTTGGCGGCATCGGGCTGAACGTGATCCAGGGCCTCAGGATGGCGGGCGCAGATATGATCATCGGCGTCGATCTGAATGACGATAAAGAGGAAATGGCGCGCAAATTCGGCATGACGCATTTCGTGAATCCCTCGAAGATCGAAGGCAGCGTGGTGCAGGAGATCGTCAATCTGACGAAGCGCGGCGCGGATCATCTTGGCGGTGTCGATTATTCGTTCGATGCGACCGGCAATGTCAAAGTGATGCGCGACGCACTGGAATGCTCGCATCGCGGCTGGGGTGTTTCCGTGATCATCGGCGTGGCGCCGGCGGGGGCCGAGATCTCGACACGGCCGTTCCAGCTGGTGACGGGACGGGTCTGGAAGGGCACCGCATTCGGCGGCGCGAAAGGCCGCCGCGATGTGCCGAAATTCGTCGACTGGTACATGGATGGCAAGATCGAGATCGACCCGATGATCACCCATCAGCTGAAGCTGGAAGAGATCAACCATGGTTTCGATCTGATGCATGAGGGCAAGTCGATCCGGGCGGTCGTGGTCTATTAA
- a CDS encoding SRPBCC family protein, producing MKKLMIAISACLALLAGMAQAHGPSRLKSEQSVLLNASPEEVWAVIGSFSDMTWLPSVTSITATGAEKGATRVRVLDNGVSINEELLKIDPAKFAISTRLTEDNLDYIKATNYALHITIKDEGGKARVELKSAFYRAFPQNDPPADLNDDASTAAVEALGQQMVDALLVRFGAAG from the coding sequence ATGAAGAAACTGATGATTGCGATTTCGGCCTGCCTTGCCCTGCTGGCGGGCATGGCACAGGCCCATGGCCCGTCGCGGCTGAAATCCGAACAATCGGTGCTGCTGAATGCCAGCCCGGAGGAGGTCTGGGCGGTGATCGGTTCTTTCAGCGACATGACCTGGCTGCCCTCGGTCACCTCGATCACGGCGACGGGTGCCGAAAAAGGCGCGACCCGGGTGCGGGTGCTGGACAACGGTGTTTCGATCAATGAAGAGCTGCTGAAGATCGACCCGGCGAAATTCGCGATCTCGACCCGGCTGACCGAGGATAATCTCGATTACATCAAGGCCACCAATTACGCGCTGCATATCACCATCAAAGACGAAGGCGGCAAGGCCAGGGTCGAGCTGAAATCGGCCTTCTACCGCGCATTCCCGCAAAACGACCCGCCGGCGGATCTGAATGATGATGCGTCGACAGCCGCGGTGGAGGCGCTCGGCCAGCAGATGGTCGACGCGCTGCTGGTGCGGTTCGGCGCGGCAGGATGA
- the fghA gene encoding S-formylglutathione hydrolase, with protein MKTISENAAFAGVQGVYAHGSDVCGCEMTFAVYLPPAARIRNVPVLWFLSGLTCTHENAMTKAGAQKWAADAGIALIFPDTSPRGPGVANDEAYDLGQGAGFYVNATETPWSAHFRMWDYIVHELPALVFDRFPLDRERQGITGHSMGGHGALTIAMTHPETYASVSALAPISNPVASDWGRKQFTAYLGPDEAGWARHDASILMSERGFPGPVMIDQGARDQFLDLLKPEALLAAATARRQPLRFRLLDSYDHSYFFVSSVMEDHIRFHAERLAEA; from the coding sequence ATGAAGACCATTTCAGAGAACGCCGCTTTTGCCGGCGTGCAGGGCGTTTATGCGCATGGCTCGGATGTCTGCGGCTGTGAGATGACCTTTGCCGTGTACCTGCCCCCGGCAGCCCGCATCCGGAACGTGCCGGTGCTCTGGTTCCTCTCGGGCCTGACCTGCACCCATGAGAATGCCATGACCAAGGCCGGGGCACAGAAATGGGCCGCCGATGCCGGTATCGCGCTGATCTTCCCCGATACCAGCCCGCGCGGCCCGGGGGTTGCCAATGACGAGGCCTATGATCTGGGCCAGGGCGCCGGCTTTTACGTCAATGCAACTGAGACGCCATGGTCGGCGCATTTCCGGATGTGGGACTATATCGTCCATGAACTGCCGGCGCTGGTCTTCGACAGGTTTCCGCTGGATCGTGAACGCCAGGGCATCACCGGTCATTCGATGGGCGGTCATGGCGCGCTGACCATCGCCATGACCCATCCCGAGACCTATGCCTCGGTTTCGGCGCTGGCGCCGATCTCGAACCCGGTCGCAAGTGACTGGGGCAGAAAGCAGTTCACCGCCTATCTCGGTCCGGATGAGGCTGGCTGGGCCCGCCATGATGCCAGTATCCTGATGTCCGAGAGGGGCTTTCCCGGGCCGGTCATGATCGACCAGGGCGCGCGCGATCAGTTTCTGGATCTGCTGAAACCCGAGGCGCTGCTCGCCGCGGCCACGGCGCGGCGTCAGCCGCTCCGCTTCCGGCTTCTTGACAGTTATGACCACAGTTATTTCTTCGTATCCAGCGTGATGGAGGATCACATCCGTTTCCACGCGGAGCGGCTGGCCGAAGCCTGA
- a CDS encoding cytochrome c family protein yields MSATLRAALMAALLPWLSLPAFAEGDPAKGEKSFKKCMACHTVAADGPSKAGPNLHDVVGRKTGTLEGFAYSTVMRTMGEEGHIWTPEELDLFLENPKKMAPGTKMTFAGLKKPEERADVVAYLISLHPEGVAAGEAAPGAAPDAEPDAASEATPAE; encoded by the coding sequence ATGTCCGCCACCCTGCGCGCCGCTCTGATGGCGGCATTGCTGCCCTGGCTGTCTCTGCCGGCATTTGCCGAAGGGGATCCGGCCAAGGGCGAGAAGTCTTTCAAGAAATGCATGGCCTGCCATACGGTGGCCGCAGATGGTCCCTCAAAGGCCGGGCCCAATCTGCATGACGTTGTCGGCCGCAAAACCGGCACGCTGGAAGGATTTGCGTATTCGACGGTCATGCGCACAATGGGAGAAGAGGGCCATATCTGGACCCCGGAAGAGCTGGATCTCTTTCTTGAAAACCCGAAGAAAATGGCGCCAGGGACCAAGATGACCTTTGCCGGGCTGAAAAAGCCCGAAGAGCGGGCCGATGTGGTCGCCTATCTGATCAGCCTGCATCCCGAGGGTGTTGCCGCCGGCGAGGCGGCACCCGGAGCGGCGCCGGATGCGGAGCCCGACGCCGCATCTGAGGCGACCCCGGCCGAATAA
- a CDS encoding YncE family protein, with amino-acid sequence MSLRQACRAPLFGAALCLACLYGVPGARADLAAITSQNADALTLVDTASLEILASLPLPGKPAGVATDAGRDLILAVATDPAALHVFDLNGTARAVWPLPDGVFGIAIRPESGTALVSVITGFVAEIDPESGRELGRWRTGAMPSGVTAEPGLIVVANRDADSVTLIRADGAREVATGHHPFGVTLYEGRAFVTDVLSDQVSVIDSASARVIARIPTGERPYAVAFAAGKGFVSNQYEASLTVFDADSLEVLTSIATDDYPEGVAATADESRILVANWFSDTVQVIDSQSLEVIDSLEMPAGPRAFGRFIAAKP; translated from the coding sequence ATGAGCCTGCGTCAGGCCTGCAGGGCACCCCTGTTCGGGGCGGCCTTATGCCTGGCCTGCCTTTATGGGGTACCCGGAGCCCGGGCCGATCTGGCCGCAATCACCTCGCAAAACGCGGATGCCCTGACACTTGTTGACACCGCAAGCCTTGAGATCCTGGCGAGCCTTCCCTTGCCGGGTAAACCCGCTGGCGTGGCAACGGATGCGGGCCGCGATCTGATCCTTGCGGTCGCGACCGATCCGGCGGCGCTGCATGTCTTTGACCTGAACGGCACTGCCCGCGCAGTCTGGCCACTGCCCGACGGGGTTTTCGGCATTGCGATACGACCCGAAAGCGGCACAGCGCTGGTCAGCGTCATCACCGGTTTTGTGGCCGAGATCGACCCGGAAAGCGGGCGAGAGCTCGGCCGCTGGCGAACCGGGGCGATGCCTTCGGGCGTCACCGCAGAGCCCGGTCTGATCGTGGTGGCCAATCGCGACGCGGACAGCGTGACCCTGATCAGAGCTGATGGCGCGCGCGAGGTCGCAACAGGTCATCACCCCTTTGGTGTGACGCTTTATGAGGGGCGGGCATTCGTGACCGATGTGCTCTCTGATCAGGTCAGCGTCATTGATTCTGCAAGCGCCAGGGTCATCGCCCGCATCCCGACCGGCGAGCGCCCCTATGCGGTGGCCTTTGCCGCCGGGAAGGGCTTTGTCAGCAATCAATATGAGGCGAGCCTGACCGTCTTTGATGCGGATTCGCTTGAGGTGCTGACCAGCATTGCAACCGATGACTATCCCGAGGGCGTCGCCGCCACCGCCGATGAAAGCCGTATTCTGGTGGCAAACTGGTTTTCAGACACAGTTCAGGTGATTGACAGCCAGAGCCTCGAGGTGATCGACAGCCTGGAAATGCCCGCCGGGCCGCGCGCTTTTGGCCGGTTCATCGCGGCGAAACCCTGA
- a CDS encoding ABC transporter substrate-binding protein, with amino-acid sequence MINLSRAASGLLFSVTALAAPGAMAEETTDYRVAVIRVVAPGPMPISRLDLPPDDLGFAGAGLGTADNATTGGFLGQSFTTETVLATPETVEAEMQKLLDAGIPYIVTLADAATTVRLADMAGDQALVINAASTDDALRGKDCRANLLHVAPSDAMLTDALAQYLVWKRWNRWFLIEGNHPEDQALGAAYRRAAEKFGATIVETRIYEDTGGARRSDSGHVQVQRQMPVFTQSAPAHDILVAADHSGVFAAWLPYHSWDASPVAGSAGLMPESWSPAHEAWGATQFQSRFEKLAGRPARDEDYQVWMALRVIGEAATRTKGGDFDVMRAFILSDKFDLAAFKGQKLTFRDWDGQLRQPVLLVAGNVVASVSPQEEFLHQVSQLDTLGVDRAETECKR; translated from the coding sequence ATGATTAATCTGTCCCGGGCTGCATCCGGCCTTTTGTTTTCCGTCACGGCCCTCGCCGCACCGGGCGCCATGGCCGAAGAGACAACCGATTATCGCGTGGCGGTGATCCGGGTGGTGGCGCCGGGGCCAATGCCGATCTCACGGCTTGATCTACCACCTGACGATCTGGGTTTCGCCGGGGCCGGCCTCGGGACTGCGGATAATGCCACCACCGGCGGGTTTCTCGGTCAGAGCTTCACCACGGAAACAGTGCTTGCGACGCCAGAGACCGTAGAGGCAGAGATGCAAAAGCTGCTCGATGCCGGGATTCCCTATATCGTGACTTTGGCAGACGCGGCTACGACGGTGCGGCTCGCCGATATGGCGGGCGACCAGGCGCTGGTCATCAATGCGGCCTCCACCGATGACGCGTTGCGGGGCAAAGATTGCCGCGCAAATCTGCTGCATGTCGCGCCATCGGATGCGATGCTGACGGATGCTCTGGCACAATATCTGGTCTGGAAACGCTGGAATCGCTGGTTCCTGATCGAGGGCAACCACCCGGAGGACCAGGCGCTTGGCGCGGCCTATCGCAGGGCGGCCGAGAAATTCGGCGCGACCATCGTCGAAACCCGTATCTATGAAGATACCGGCGGCGCGCGCAGATCGGATTCCGGCCATGTGCAGGTACAGCGCCAGATGCCGGTCTTCACCCAGTCGGCCCCCGCGCATGACATCCTGGTCGCCGCCGATCACTCCGGCGTCTTTGCCGCATGGCTGCCCTATCACAGCTGGGATGCCAGCCCCGTCGCGGGCTCTGCCGGTCTGATGCCAGAAAGCTGGAGCCCGGCGCATGAGGCCTGGGGCGCCACCCAGTTTCAGAGCCGGTTCGAGAAACTGGCCGGCCGCCCGGCACGCGATGAGGATTATCAGGTCTGGATGGCGCTCCGGGTGATCGGCGAGGCCGCAACCCGCACCAAAGGCGGCGATTTCGACGTGATGCGCGCCTTCATCCTGTCGGACAAATTCGATCTGGCAGCGTTCAAGGGGCAAAAGCTGACCTTCCGCGACTGGGATGGGCAATTGCGCCAGCCGGTCTTGCTGGTGGCCGGCAATGTGGTCGCCTCGGTCAGCCCGCAGGAGGAATTCCTGCATCAGGTCAGCCAGCTCGACACCCTGGGCGTCGATCGCGCGGAAACCGAATGCAAACGATGA
- a CDS encoding substrate-binding domain-containing protein gives MRAALAATLCLWLTAPAMAQVADLVDRDAFRVCADPANVPLSSEDGSGFENRIAELFAKELDVPLQYTWFPQVTGFLRQTLSIGKCDVVIGFAQGDEMVLNTNHYYTSTHVLVVRADGDLASVERLTDPALQGKRLGVVAGAPPTTHVARLGMMKLAKPYDLMTDRRVENPAGDMLRDVEDGVTDGALLWGPIGGPLAKGNPKLKVIPLLQEEAAPRLFFRITMGVRAGELTWKHELNSLIRRNQAGIDAILREAGVPLVDDYGKALKAP, from the coding sequence ATGCGCGCGGCCCTTGCGGCGACGCTTTGTCTCTGGCTGACGGCGCCCGCCATGGCGCAGGTGGCCGATCTGGTGGACCGCGACGCCTTTCGTGTCTGCGCCGATCCGGCGAATGTGCCGCTGTCATCAGAGGATGGCAGCGGTTTTGAAAACCGCATCGCAGAGCTCTTTGCCAAAGAACTGGATGTCCCGCTGCAATACACCTGGTTTCCCCAGGTGACCGGCTTTCTGCGCCAGACGCTCAGCATCGGAAAATGCGATGTGGTGATCGGCTTTGCGCAGGGTGATGAGATGGTGCTGAACACCAATCATTATTACACCTCGACCCATGTTCTGGTGGTGCGCGCTGATGGCGATCTCGCCTCGGTCGAGAGGCTGACGGATCCGGCGCTGCAGGGCAAGCGCCTGGGGGTGGTGGCCGGGGCGCCGCCGACAACGCATGTCGCGCGGCTTGGCATGATGAAACTGGCGAAACCCTATGATCTGATGACCGACCGCCGCGTCGAGAACCCCGCCGGCGATATGCTGCGCGATGTTGAGGATGGCGTGACGGATGGCGCCCTTTTGTGGGGACCGATCGGCGGCCCGCTGGCAAAAGGCAATCCCAAGCTGAAAGTGATCCCGCTGTTGCAGGAAGAGGCCGCGCCGCGCCTGTTTTTCCGCATCACCATGGGCGTGCGGGCCGGCGAGCTGACCTGGAAACATGAGCTGAACAGCCTGATCCGTCGCAACCAGGCCGGGATCGATGCCATCCTGCGAGAAGCCGGGGTGCCGCTGGTTGACGATTACGGCAAGGCGCTGAAGGCACCGTAA